One Candidatus Margulisiibacteriota bacterium genomic region harbors:
- a CDS encoding two-component system response regulator — protein MILKENLMVKKILFVDDEPRVLQGLQRMLRCMISEWEMKFVESGQAALDLMSQEQFDVLVTDMRMPGMDGAQLLTRVKELYPSVIRIVLSGQSDRETILKSVRPAHQYLSKPCDAENLKSTITRAFALRDLLGNKDLKHIVSKIDALPSMPALYKQIMEELSSDDPSLRKVGEIISKDVGMTAKMLQLVNSAFFGMYNHISNPIQAVNLLGLDTIKALVMTVQIFSQFKEKAISQHYLEVLWMHSLRTGQCSRYIAMAELNNKQFVDDVFMAGLLHDIGKLVLLVNFPKEYKEVVQAAKVPDISCWESESVIFGTTHAEIGAYLMGIWGLSDPIVEAIAYHHFPSRCPHKCISPLAMVHVVDAILNHEPENGEAVQGLDKDFLEQLTIMDSIPKWKELCQKGTEEQLVND, from the coding sequence ATGATACTAAAGGAGAATCTTATGGTTAAGAAGATCTTATTTGTTGATGACGAACCACGGGTGTTACAAGGACTTCAGCGAATGTTGCGGTGCATGATCAGCGAATGGGAAATGAAATTCGTTGAAAGTGGTCAGGCTGCTTTAGACCTGATGTCTCAAGAACAATTTGATGTGTTAGTGACCGATATGAGAATGCCTGGAATGGATGGGGCACAGTTGTTAACCAGGGTCAAAGAATTATATCCTTCGGTGATCCGCATCGTTCTGTCAGGACAGTCTGATCGTGAAACTATTCTTAAATCCGTTCGGCCGGCTCATCAATATCTTTCAAAACCTTGTGATGCTGAGAACTTGAAGTCAACAATTACCCGGGCTTTTGCGCTTAGAGATCTTTTAGGTAACAAAGATCTCAAACATATCGTCTCAAAAATCGATGCTTTGCCCAGTATGCCGGCATTGTATAAACAGATTATGGAAGAATTGTCATCGGATGATCCTTCGTTACGAAAGGTCGGAGAGATAATATCAAAAGATGTGGGCATGACGGCAAAGATGCTTCAATTGGTGAATTCTGCATTTTTTGGAATGTATAACCATATTTCCAATCCTATACAAGCGGTTAATCTTCTTGGTCTTGATACGATAAAAGCATTGGTTATGACTGTTCAGATATTTTCTCAATTCAAGGAGAAAGCAATATCTCAACACTACCTTGAGGTGCTATGGATGCATTCTTTACGGACCGGACAGTGTTCGAGATATATTGCTATGGCTGAGTTGAATAATAAACAATTTGTCGATGATGTTTTCATGGCTGGGCTCCTGCATGACATTGGAAAGCTGGTACTACTCGTGAATTTTCCAAAAGAATATAAGGAAGTTGTTCAGGCGGCTAAAGTTCCTGATATTTCCTGTTGGGAATCTGAATCGGTCATATTCGGTACGACCCATGCGGAAATAGGAGCATATCTTATGGGTATTTGGGGATTGTCTGATCCGATTGTCGAAGCCATTGCCTATCATCATTTTCCTTCGAGGTGCCCTCATAAATGTATCAGCCCATTGGCAATGGTACACGTGGTAGATGCGATATTAAACCACGAACCCGAAAACGGAGAAGCAGTCCAGGGACTTGATAAGGATTTTTTGGAGCAGCTTACTATTATGGACAGCATACCGAAATGGAAAGAGTTATGCCAAAAAGGAACAGAGGAGCAACTTGTAAATGATTGA
- a CDS encoding redox-sensing transcriptional repressor Rex: MNYSTKKRVYRYLNYINVLRMLNAQDISIVSSHNLASLCDVTASQLRKDLMDFPVSGKQKVGYDVSYLLDALRTSVQRQKTEPIIVVGAGFLGTALLKYPGFKAYGFDIIAAFDVDVTPRKDVAIPIIHVSEMPDFIRKNEVKLAILSVPGEAAQSIARKLAEAGIIKILNLAPVVLALPDTVNVNNVNIVFELEYLMFGKDGQS, translated from the coding sequence ATGAATTATTCAACAAAAAAAAGAGTCTATCGATATTTGAACTATATTAATGTGCTTAGGATGCTTAATGCGCAGGATATCTCTATAGTTTCCTCTCATAATCTGGCATCCTTGTGCGATGTTACTGCTTCGCAACTCAGGAAGGACCTTATGGATTTTCCGGTAAGCGGCAAGCAGAAAGTCGGATATGATGTCAGTTATCTGCTTGATGCATTAAGGACATCAGTTCAACGACAAAAAACCGAGCCGATAATTGTTGTCGGTGCCGGGTTTTTGGGGACAGCCCTTCTGAAATATCCTGGGTTTAAGGCTTATGGTTTTGATATTATTGCCGCCTTTGATGTCGATGTTACTCCTAGAAAAGATGTTGCGATACCAATTATTCACGTATCTGAAATGCCTGATTTTATTAGGAAAAACGAAGTGAAATTGGCAATTCTTTCTGTTCCCGGTGAAGCTGCTCAGTCGATCGCACGTAAACTGGCCGAAGCAGGAATTATCAAGATACTTAATCTTGCTCCGGTAGTATTGGCACTTCCGGACACCGTAAATGTCAATAACGTGAATATAGTGTTTGAACTTGAATACTTAATGTTCGGTAAAGACGGACAGTCATAA
- a CDS encoding (2Fe-2S) ferredoxin domain-containing protein — protein MNPLEKLKQLQEDARQKVREEKYKCPIRIYVGSATCENAAGAREVYNELVKLKQEKNYEHIYIGQTGCSGRCDKEPIVQVMMESSIPIKYCEMNPQKIRKVFEQHIENKKIIREWAL, from the coding sequence ATGAACCCATTGGAAAAATTGAAACAATTACAAGAAGATGCCCGGCAGAAAGTCCGTGAAGAAAAATACAAATGTCCAATTCGTATTTATGTCGGATCGGCTACCTGTGAGAATGCAGCAGGAGCCCGTGAAGTTTACAATGAATTAGTGAAGTTGAAACAGGAAAAAAACTATGAGCATATATATATAGGGCAGACCGGATGTTCGGGACGCTGTGATAAAGAGCCTATTGTCCAGGTTATGATGGAATCGAGTATACCTATAAAATACTGTGAAATGAATCCTCAGAAAATTCGCAAAGTATTTGAACAACATATAGAAAATAAAAAAATAATTAGGGAGTGGGCGCTATGA
- a CDS encoding NADH-quinone oxidoreductase subunit F translates to MINPKYAVSICAGAKCINKNKELIVALNEELDNADIADKVQVLECGCLGYCEDGPVMFIHPDNIMYTHVQKEDIREIVQEHLKNKRWVTRLILHRKQVANNFFPTFGDVAFFGKQYRITLRNCGVIDPESISDYLSFRGYEALAKVLTEYTPQGVIDEISASGLRGRGGGGFLTGKKWQLTRNIVDDEKYVICNADEGDPGAFMDRSAIEGDPHTILEGMIICGYAVGSHSGIVYIRAEYPLAIKRLEIAIAQAKEKNLLGNDILGSGFDFDIQLRLGAGAFVCGEETALINSIEGKRGMPVPRPPYPSERGLFGKSTVINNVETWANVPDIVLDGAVKFASLGTEKSKGTKVFALAGAVENTGLVEVQMGTTLREIIFDIGGGILGGRKFKAVQTGGPSGGCLPSQYLDTPIDYDSLAKAGSIMGSGGMIVMDDSTCMVDVAKYFLDFTQNESCGKCTPCREGTKRMLEILTRITQGKGVDGDIEKLERLGLMIKRASLCGLGKAAPNPVLSTIKNFREEYESHIKDKKCLAGVCRELMHYSVDTQKCIGCGACKRNCPVNCINGEMKHPHVIDETKCIHCGQCYDTCKFAAITRG, encoded by the coding sequence ATGATAAACCCAAAATATGCGGTCTCGATCTGTGCTGGAGCGAAATGCATAAATAAAAATAAGGAATTAATCGTTGCTCTTAATGAAGAACTTGATAATGCAGATATAGCTGATAAAGTACAAGTGCTGGAATGCGGCTGTCTCGGGTATTGTGAAGATGGTCCTGTAATGTTTATACATCCTGACAATATAATGTATACCCATGTGCAGAAGGAAGATATTCGCGAGATAGTTCAAGAACACTTAAAGAATAAACGATGGGTTACCAGATTGATCCTTCATCGTAAACAAGTAGCTAATAACTTTTTTCCGACATTCGGAGATGTGGCATTTTTTGGGAAACAGTATCGAATTACATTGCGTAATTGTGGCGTTATCGATCCTGAATCCATTTCTGACTATCTTTCGTTTCGTGGCTATGAAGCACTTGCAAAGGTACTAACTGAATACACTCCGCAAGGTGTTATTGATGAGATATCTGCATCTGGGCTTCGGGGTCGTGGAGGCGGGGGATTCCTGACCGGTAAGAAATGGCAATTAACCAGAAATATTGTCGATGATGAAAAGTATGTTATATGTAATGCCGATGAAGGTGATCCCGGGGCATTCATGGATAGAAGTGCTATTGAAGGCGATCCGCATACGATACTGGAAGGCATGATTATCTGCGGGTATGCAGTTGGAAGCCATAGCGGAATAGTTTATATCCGGGCAGAGTACCCTCTGGCCATAAAACGATTAGAGATTGCTATTGCGCAGGCGAAAGAAAAAAATCTCTTAGGGAATGATATCCTTGGTTCCGGGTTTGATTTTGATATCCAGTTAAGACTTGGTGCAGGAGCCTTTGTCTGCGGCGAAGAGACTGCGTTGATCAATTCGATTGAAGGTAAAAGGGGAATGCCTGTTCCTCGACCGCCTTACCCGTCAGAGCGTGGGCTATTCGGGAAATCCACAGTTATTAATAACGTTGAGACCTGGGCTAATGTTCCTGATATCGTTCTTGACGGTGCGGTCAAATTCGCATCTCTGGGTACTGAAAAAAGTAAAGGTACGAAAGTATTCGCTCTTGCCGGAGCGGTTGAAAACACCGGGCTGGTTGAAGTTCAAATGGGAACAACTTTACGTGAGATAATCTTCGATATCGGTGGTGGAATTCTCGGTGGACGTAAGTTCAAGGCTGTACAAACCGGAGGTCCTTCGGGTGGATGTTTACCGTCACAATATCTTGATACGCCTATAGACTATGATTCACTGGCTAAAGCCGGTTCGATTATGGGGTCCGGTGGAATGATCGTTATGGACGATAGCACCTGTATGGTTGATGTCGCCAAATATTTTCTTGATTTTACTCAAAATGAATCATGTGGAAAATGCACTCCCTGTCGTGAAGGTACTAAGCGAATGCTTGAGATACTGACGAGGATAACGCAGGGGAAAGGTGTAGATGGAGATATCGAGAAGCTGGAGCGATTAGGATTAATGATTAAACGTGCTTCTCTGTGCGGACTTGGCAAAGCAGCTCCTAATCCGGTACTCAGTACAATTAAGAATTTCCGGGAAGAATATGAATCTCATATAAAAGACAAGAAATGTCTGGCTGGCGTTTGTCGCGAGCTTATGCATTACAGTGTTGATACTCAGAAATGCATCGGCTGCGGCGCTTGCAAACGTAATTGTCCGGTTAACTGTATTAACGGTGAAATGAAACATCCTCATGTGATTGATGAAACGAAATGTATCCACTGCGGGCAGTGTTATGATACCTGCAAGTTTGCAGCAATAACGAGAGGATAA
- a CDS encoding ferredoxin yields the protein MEETKMVKLKMDGIDIEVPAGTTLMEAAKKIGVKVPSLCYHPYLSIEGACRVCIVEIKGMKDFVASCAYPVAEGMEVVTHTPDIRQARRDIVELLLDNHPDECHTCERDHNCELQRLAYSMGLRHKHFKGEKKKYEKDFSSNAVVRDPEKCILCGRCVRVCQEIQGTCAIDMAHRGFKSTVVPAYEKPFGESVCSSCGQCINVCPTAAFLEKDYTNQVWEALNDPNKLKVVQFAPSVRAAIGEGFGLPVGQNMEKKTITALRRLGFDMVFDTQFAADLTIVEEATELIDRISNGGKLPMITSCSAAWIKFCEQFYPELLDNLSSCMSPMSMLGSILKRYLPQKLDKDPAQVYSVAAMCCTAKKDESMRDEMQTEDGHRYVDAVITTRELIWMIKSAGIDFNSLEEGEFDSPLGESTGAATIFGATGGVMEAAVRTAHYFITGQELPGIELKAVRGAIDGIKEAEVQIADKTIKVAVASSLGHAQTLLEKVRAGEEYHFIEIMGCLGGCIGGGGQPYAGTDMIPLDKELLKKRAQALYSSDERNEKRRSHENEDIKNLYESALEKYGSHVAHEWLHTHYSAKLPQGICREGKSEQQRSCIVPEDPRFQELAVLMEGVQNEKYQKSYLIPVLHRAQELFGYLSDEVMNFVSLKMQIPTSRIYGVATFYHFFSLKPKGEVKVNVCLGTACYVKGAGDVVRETERELGIKMGDTTKDGKFSLECTRCIGACGLAPVVLVNDKVYSKVTPKQIKGIIKEYR from the coding sequence ATGGAAGAAACAAAAATGGTTAAGCTGAAAATGGACGGGATCGATATAGAAGTTCCGGCTGGTACGACGCTCATGGAAGCAGCTAAGAAAATTGGCGTTAAGGTCCCATCGTTATGTTACCATCCATATTTATCAATCGAAGGTGCATGTCGGGTGTGCATTGTAGAAATCAAAGGAATGAAAGATTTCGTGGCTTCGTGTGCTTATCCGGTAGCTGAAGGGATGGAAGTCGTTACTCATACGCCTGATATCCGCCAAGCCAGAAGAGATATTGTTGAATTATTACTTGATAATCATCCTGACGAATGCCATACATGTGAACGTGACCATAATTGTGAACTTCAAAGATTAGCTTACTCAATGGGTCTAAGGCATAAACACTTTAAAGGCGAGAAAAAGAAGTACGAAAAAGACTTTTCTTCAAATGCGGTCGTAAGAGATCCGGAAAAGTGCATTCTTTGTGGCCGTTGTGTTCGGGTATGTCAAGAAATACAAGGTACCTGCGCAATTGATATGGCACACAGAGGATTCAAATCCACAGTTGTTCCGGCATACGAGAAACCATTTGGAGAATCTGTCTGTTCATCGTGCGGTCAGTGCATAAACGTGTGTCCGACTGCTGCCTTTCTTGAAAAAGACTATACCAATCAAGTCTGGGAAGCGCTTAATGATCCGAACAAATTAAAAGTAGTTCAATTTGCTCCGTCAGTACGAGCGGCAATTGGCGAGGGATTCGGGTTGCCGGTAGGACAAAATATGGAGAAAAAAACGATTACGGCACTACGACGGTTAGGGTTCGATATGGTTTTTGACACTCAATTTGCTGCGGACCTTACCATTGTGGAAGAAGCTACAGAGCTTATCGATAGGATCAGTAATGGCGGAAAGCTTCCTATGATCACTTCATGTTCTGCTGCCTGGATCAAGTTCTGCGAACAATTCTATCCGGAATTATTAGATAACTTATCGAGTTGTATGTCTCCTATGTCTATGCTGGGAAGTATTCTCAAACGTTACCTGCCGCAAAAGCTCGATAAAGATCCTGCTCAGGTATATTCTGTCGCCGCAATGTGCTGTACTGCGAAGAAGGATGAGTCTATGCGTGATGAGATGCAAACTGAAGATGGGCATCGTTACGTTGATGCGGTAATTACTACCAGAGAGTTGATCTGGATGATCAAGTCGGCTGGCATTGATTTTAACAGTCTGGAAGAAGGAGAATTCGATTCTCCTTTAGGTGAATCAACCGGAGCTGCAACAATATTCGGTGCTACCGGTGGTGTGATGGAAGCGGCTGTACGTACAGCTCATTATTTTATTACCGGACAAGAGCTTCCGGGAATCGAGCTCAAAGCTGTTCGGGGGGCTATTGATGGAATCAAAGAAGCGGAAGTGCAAATTGCAGATAAAACGATTAAAGTTGCGGTAGCTTCCAGCTTAGGGCATGCTCAGACATTGCTCGAAAAAGTACGGGCAGGTGAAGAATATCATTTTATCGAGATAATGGGATGTCTTGGCGGATGTATCGGTGGCGGTGGTCAGCCATATGCAGGGACTGATATGATTCCTTTAGATAAAGAACTGCTTAAGAAACGTGCACAAGCTCTCTATAGCAGCGATGAACGTAATGAGAAGCGCCGATCACATGAAAATGAAGATATTAAAAATTTATATGAAAGCGCACTTGAAAAATATGGTTCACATGTCGCACATGAATGGCTGCATACGCATTATTCGGCTAAGTTGCCGCAGGGTATCTGCCGGGAAGGCAAATCAGAGCAGCAACGGTCCTGTATTGTACCGGAAGATCCACGGTTTCAGGAACTCGCTGTGTTAATGGAAGGTGTTCAGAATGAGAAGTATCAGAAGAGCTATTTAATACCGGTTTTACACCGGGCACAAGAGCTGTTTGGATATTTGTCTGATGAGGTAATGAATTTTGTTTCGCTTAAGATGCAGATTCCAACTTCCCGAATCTATGGTGTAGCTACCTTTTACCACTTTTTCAGCTTGAAGCCGAAAGGTGAAGTCAAGGTTAACGTGTGTCTCGGAACTGCCTGTTATGTCAAGGGTGCTGGCGATGTTGTCAGGGAAACTGAACGGGAACTGGGTATTAAGATGGGGGATACGACGAAAGACGGTAAATTTTCTTTAGAGTGTACCCGTTGTATCGGTGCCTGCGGACTAGCTCCTGTAGTATTGGTAAATGATAAAGTTTATAGTAAAGTTACCCCTAAACAAATTAAGGGAATTATCAAAGAATATCGCTAG
- a CDS encoding [FeFe] hydrogenase H-cluster radical SAM maturase HydG codes for MSHIINEDAILTFLNDTGEPSFAEVQRVLHKSANLERLDLSDVAVLLKTTDPVSIENIFQAAHQVKNAIYGNRIVFFAPLYISNHCINDCRYCGFRASNKIVRSMLSIGEVKSETKMLLMQGHKRILLVSGESYPAPKGLDYVFELIDAIYSVKYKENKIRRINVNIAPLDGNEFERLRLKPIGTYQLFQETYHRKTYTQVHPTGPKSDYDYRLEGIDRAMKAGFEDVGLGVLFGLFDWRFEVMALLQHVESLEKRFGVGPHTISVPRLEPAEGADLAMAPPAKVSDADFRKLIAILRLAVPYTGIILSTREAAQLRREALKLGVSQVSAGSRTNPGGYTSQKQGEQFSLGDYRTLDEVIYDLLKMDYLPSFCTACYRLGRTGLDFMEYAKPGDIKKKCGPNGLMTLKEYLTDFATPQVKALGEMKLLEWTEDIEDQSINEFLKKTFAQIDEGARDIFV; via the coding sequence ATGTCCCACATTATTAACGAAGATGCCATTTTGACATTTTTAAATGATACCGGTGAGCCTTCATTTGCAGAGGTGCAGAGGGTACTGCATAAGTCAGCCAATTTGGAGCGGCTGGACCTCTCTGATGTAGCTGTTCTGTTAAAGACGACGGACCCGGTTTCTATTGAGAATATTTTTCAAGCTGCACATCAGGTAAAGAATGCTATCTATGGAAATAGAATCGTGTTTTTTGCACCGCTTTATATTTCAAATCATTGTATCAATGACTGCCGGTATTGCGGGTTTCGTGCTTCCAACAAGATTGTACGCTCGATGCTCAGTATCGGAGAAGTTAAGTCGGAAACGAAAATGCTGCTGATGCAGGGGCATAAACGGATTCTTCTGGTTTCAGGTGAATCGTATCCTGCGCCGAAAGGTCTGGATTATGTATTCGAGCTTATTGATGCGATCTATTCCGTAAAGTATAAAGAAAATAAGATCAGACGGATTAATGTTAATATTGCTCCGCTTGACGGCAATGAATTTGAACGGTTACGTCTGAAGCCAATTGGCACATACCAGCTTTTTCAAGAGACCTATCATCGCAAAACATATACGCAGGTCCATCCGACAGGACCGAAATCCGATTACGATTATAGACTGGAAGGTATCGACCGGGCTATGAAAGCCGGCTTCGAAGATGTCGGTCTCGGAGTATTATTCGGGTTATTTGATTGGCGCTTTGAGGTTATGGCTTTGCTTCAGCATGTCGAGTCTCTGGAGAAACGGTTCGGGGTTGGTCCTCATACTATTTCGGTACCGAGATTAGAGCCGGCTGAGGGAGCTGATCTGGCAATGGCACCACCGGCTAAAGTAAGTGATGCTGATTTTAGAAAGCTTATTGCTATACTGCGACTTGCGGTGCCTTATACGGGAATTATTTTGTCGACGAGAGAAGCGGCTCAGCTTCGCCGGGAAGCATTAAAGCTGGGAGTGTCTCAGGTAAGTGCCGGTTCACGGACGAACCCAGGTGGCTATACGTCCCAAAAACAAGGAGAACAATTCTCGTTAGGTGATTATCGAACGCTTGATGAGGTTATTTATGACCTGCTGAAGATGGATTATTTGCCATCGTTTTGCACAGCATGTTACCGTTTAGGCAGGACCGGGTTGGATTTTATGGAATACGCCAAACCAGGCGATATTAAAAAGAAGTGCGGTCCGAACGGCTTAATGACACTTAAGGAGTATTTGACTGATTTTGCTACTCCGCAAGTCAAAGCGTTGGGGGAAATGAAACTGTTGGAATGGACAGAGGACATTGAGGATCAGAGTATCAATGAATTCCTTAAAAAAACGTTTGCACAAATTGATGAAGGAGCCAGGGATATTTTTGTATGA
- the hydF gene encoding [FeFe] hydrogenase H-cluster maturation GTPase HydF: protein MSLNQTPIANRLHIGIFGRRNVGKSSFINALTNQYIAIVSDVPGTTTDPVYKTIEILPEPGPCVIIDTAGLDDEGNLGALRREKSHQILNKTDLAIVLIDPMIGIEEFEKDLIQTIDEKKIPLLIVSNKIDVTPKDIQVTEFINPFPLFKVSSKTGTGIDELRSNLSKYAPSKIEDMSVVKGIVKRGDTVVLVIPIDSAMPKGRLILPEVQVLRAVLDEDAHAVVCKEYELEHALNQLKNGPELVVTDSQVYHIVKDIVPEQIRLTSFSMLFARYKGDFGEYVEGANAIDALVPGDKVLIAEACTHHPQPQDIGRYKIPKLLDAKAGGALHYTTYSGADFPEDLSAYKLIIMCGSCMINTKNVMFRIELARSAGIPVTNYGVFFAKMNGILDRTSWLLDYPMSRITKHNPTVLSH, encoded by the coding sequence ATGTCACTTAATCAGACACCTATCGCGAATCGATTGCATATCGGTATATTCGGGCGTAGGAACGTGGGGAAATCTTCATTTATTAATGCGCTCACTAATCAATATATCGCCATTGTTTCTGATGTTCCCGGAACAACAACAGACCCGGTATATAAGACCATAGAAATACTTCCTGAACCAGGACCGTGTGTTATTATCGATACTGCCGGACTTGATGATGAAGGCAATTTAGGTGCGCTACGCAGGGAGAAATCCCATCAAATCCTTAATAAGACCGATCTTGCGATTGTACTTATTGATCCTATGATTGGTATCGAAGAGTTTGAAAAGGACTTGATACAGACTATAGACGAGAAAAAGATCCCGCTACTTATTGTCAGTAATAAAATAGATGTTACCCCTAAGGATATCCAGGTAACGGAGTTTATCAACCCCTTTCCACTTTTTAAGGTTTCTTCGAAAACCGGAACCGGTATCGATGAACTTAGGTCTAATCTGTCCAAATATGCTCCATCGAAGATTGAGGATATGTCAGTTGTTAAAGGTATTGTAAAAAGGGGAGATACCGTAGTTCTCGTAATACCTATTGATAGCGCAATGCCCAAGGGACGTCTTATACTCCCGGAAGTCCAGGTGTTGAGGGCTGTGTTGGATGAAGATGCTCATGCTGTTGTATGTAAAGAGTATGAACTCGAACATGCCTTGAATCAATTAAAAAACGGACCTGAACTTGTCGTTACGGATTCTCAGGTCTACCATATTGTTAAGGATATTGTTCCTGAACAGATCAGACTTACGTCGTTTTCAATGCTTTTTGCCCGATATAAAGGGGACTTCGGCGAGTATGTCGAGGGTGCTAATGCCATTGATGCCTTGGTGCCTGGAGACAAAGTATTAATAGCTGAAGCATGTACGCACCATCCGCAACCTCAGGATATCGGCAGGTATAAGATCCCGAAGTTACTCGACGCGAAAGCTGGCGGAGCACTCCACTATACTACATATAGCGGTGCTGATTTCCCAGAAGATTTGTCAGCTTATAAGCTTATAATTATGTGCGGGTCATGTATGATTAACACTAAGAATGTCATGTTCAGGATAGAATTGGCCCGGTCTGCTGGTATTCCTGTTACCAATTATGGTGTGTTTTTTGCAAAGATGAATGGGATTTTGGATAGGACGTCCTGGCTGCTCGATTATCCTATGAGCCGAATAACGAAGCACAATCCAACAGTTTTGTCGCATTAA
- a CDS encoding [FeFe] hydrogenase H-cluster radical SAM maturase HydE: MSMLEVIYEKVNSDNILNADEIVALLNTQGEDLHSLYSKSDFIRKQFHGDTIYLRGIIEFSNYCSKNCYYCGIRHDNLEVNRYRIAVQEIIEACKMIEQAGQTTVVLQSGEDYYFTGEIVGEIIAAIKRETGLAVTLSLGERDEEIYRYWKEMGMDRYLIRIETSDKALFEMCHPDDDFDQRLSCIKTLKKLGVQTGSGVLIGLPGQTIEQLARDILFCSGLDLDMIGVGPFIPHHNTPFANELNPFDKEVFFKVIAIFRLLNKAAHIPATTAYDAIHPHGRDLVLQRGANIFMPNSTPQKYRNDYQLYPGKPCVDESMADCASCVAGRIKRLGRLIGKDQGHSLKL; the protein is encoded by the coding sequence ATGTCGATGCTTGAAGTGATATATGAAAAAGTTAATAGCGACAATATCCTGAACGCCGATGAAATTGTAGCCTTACTCAATACTCAGGGGGAGGACCTCCATTCACTCTACTCGAAGTCTGATTTTATAAGAAAACAGTTTCATGGTGACACTATTTATCTGAGAGGTATCATCGAATTTTCCAATTACTGTAGCAAAAATTGTTACTATTGCGGTATCCGTCATGATAATTTAGAAGTGAACCGGTATAGGATTGCCGTACAAGAAATAATAGAGGCCTGCAAAATGATCGAGCAGGCCGGACAGACAACCGTAGTACTGCAGTCAGGAGAAGATTATTATTTTACCGGAGAAATAGTCGGAGAAATCATTGCTGCTATTAAGAGAGAAACCGGTTTAGCCGTTACTTTGTCGTTAGGCGAAAGGGATGAAGAGATCTATCGATACTGGAAAGAGATGGGAATGGACCGATACTTGATCAGGATTGAGACTTCTGATAAGGCATTGTTCGAAATGTGCCATCCTGATGACGATTTTGACCAGCGGTTATCATGTATCAAAACTCTTAAAAAGCTTGGAGTTCAGACCGGTTCAGGTGTTCTCATCGGATTGCCGGGGCAGACTATTGAACAGCTTGCGCGGGATATCCTTTTTTGTTCCGGGCTTGACCTTGATATGATAGGGGTTGGTCCGTTTATTCCGCATCATAATACTCCCTTTGCGAATGAACTTAATCCTTTTGATAAAGAAGTTTTTTTTAAAGTAATTGCGATCTTTCGGCTGTTGAATAAAGCTGCACATATTCCAGCGACAACTGCTTATGATGCAATCCATCCTCATGGCCGGGACCTAGTGCTTCAACGCGGTGCGAATATTTTCATGCCGAATTCGACCCCACAGAAGTACCGCAATGACTACCAGCTTTATCCGGGGAAACCTTGTGTTGATGAAAGTATGGCAGACTGCGCCTCATGTGTTGCCGGAAGAATCAAGCGTTTAGGCCGATTGATAGGGAAAGACCAGGGACATTCCCTTAAGTTATAA